The sequence below is a genomic window from Anopheles cruzii chromosome 3, idAnoCruzAS_RS32_06, whole genome shotgun sequence.
AAATTGCgagtgtaaacaaaatttcacttttctcacCTCTCATTACAGCTCATACTCTGCAAGGGTGGCGACAAGAAAGTTGGCCTCCGAGTACAGGCCATCAACAAGGGTGTGTTCGTTTGCCTCGTCGTGAAGGACAGCCCTGCGGCAATGGGCGGTTTGAGGTTCGGGGATCAAATTTTGCAAATCAACGGAAAGCTCGTGGCCGGATTTTCGGTGGACGATGTTCACAAGCTGCTGAAGAAGAGTGACAATAACAACATTTCGATTGTGGTGCGCGATCGGTAAGAATCGGTTGGCGAATCTCGGTTACTGGTAGCAAATTTTTGAACGCCACTTTTTCCTCCCAGACCACTTGAGCGTGCCATCACGATGCACAAGGACTCGTCAGGAACGTTTGGGTTCCAGTTTAACAACGGGAAGATCACCGCCATCGTGAAGGACTCGTCGGCGGCTCGTAACGGCCTACTGATCGACCAGCAACTGCTGGAAGTGAACGGTCAAAACGTGATCGGTATGAAAGATAAGGAAATAACAAAACTTATCAGTGCTTCCGAACGCACGATCACTCTGACAATCGTACCGAGCGTCATCTACGACGTTATGATGAAAAAGCTGTCCACGTCTTGGGTTCGCGGAAAGATGGATCACTCCATTCCGGACTTTTAAGTTTCAGATCTGCCTtcgagaaagagcgagagtgaTGGAATTACACAAGAAATAGGGATTACCAAGTAAAACAGTCTGCCATACGCACCGTTCGACGCCAAACGAAACTCTGTAAGAAACCTCAGCCGGTACCGAAAGAAGACTACCTTTTGTAACGATTGCTCATGTATGTGTCCAAGAATCtgaacgaaaatgaagaatgaaGAATTCACTAGCGCCTTGGAAAGGCCCTGCACCGTAGTGCTGTATTCGTAAGAAATTTGTGTTTCACTGATGCATTATCGAAGCACCTTATATTCTACAGTATACCTTACGACATTCTTCCACTTGTCAGCACGTAAAATATTATGTTTGTAAGAACACACTATTAATAAAGCCCAATTTTATGAATGGCTCAATATCGTATATTGCTGTTGTGGTTTTCTCCTCTCTTAATTCgcgtccgttttgtttttatgcaaCACTAGTTGTTCCCGgtgcgcgttgccacgcctcatttcatcctcatttcttgattatccggcgtttcaaaggacttcctggtgacgtatccgatcagcttcccttctcatttcccgttactcctacttttcagacgatcgggcttcccgttgacgtatttgttcagtttcccttcccgccaCCCATTACTCCTCTATTCCAAATGATCGAGCTTCCCGGTGtggtatccgatcggcttttcttcccgcttcccgtaccgatacatggcaaaactcgcaccagctaaatttgactcaaattgtttgaacactattcgaattttgctgcaatttacccagattttgtatggggCAAGTGGGTAAGTAAGAGGGCATGggaaaaaaccaaccatttcATCGAGTTTAGCTACCCGTCAATTACAGTGTATAAACTGCTCGTGAGTCCTGTGTTAACGAAATTTTACCGAGCTGTCAAAAGAagaaactgtcaaaacgcaCCGCAGAACAGTAAACAAACTACACGCGGACGAATTTAGAAAATCTTTGCACAGAAATAGacgattgcagtgaaaatgaaagcttCGGCATTtatcaagaagaagaatggtgttgagtaagttggtgttattcttcttcttctttcttcttctctttctcttcttctttctctttcttctttctttcttttctctctcttctcttttcttcttcttcttctttctctttctaattctttcttctttctcttttcttctgttttctcttctctttcttcttttctcttcttcttctttcctttcttctttcttttcttttcttttctttctttcttttctccttcttctttctattctctctttctctctttctttcttcttcttcttttctctttcatctgtattgtaaacaaatttcacttttctcacCTCTCATTACAGCTCATACTCTGCAAGGGTGGCGACAAGAAAGTTGGCCTCCGAGTACAGGCCATCAACAAGGGTGTGTTCGTTTGCCTCGTCGTGAAGGACAGCCCTGCGGCAATGGGCGGTTTGAGGTTCGGGGATCAAATTTTGCAAATCAACGGAAAGCTCGTGGCCGGATTTTCGGTGGACGATGTTCACAAGCTGCTGAAGAAGAGTGACAATAACAACATTTCGATTGTGGTGCGCGATCGGTAAGAATCGGTTGGCGAATCTCGGTTACTGGTAGCAAATTTTTGAACGCCACTTTTTCCTCCCAGACCACTTGAGCGTGCCATCACGATGCACAAGGACTCGTCAGGAACGTTTGGGTTCCAGTTTAACAACGGGAAGATCACCGCCATCGTGAAGGACTCGTCGGCGGCTCGTAACGGCCTACTGATCGACCAGCAACTGCTGGAAGTGAACGGTCAAAACGTGATCGGTATGAAAGATAAGGAAATAACAAAACTTATCAGTGCTTCCGAACGCACGATCACTCTGACAATCGTACCGAGCGTCATCTACGACGTTATGATGAAAAAGCTGTCCACGTCTTGGGTTCGCGGAAAGATGGATCACTCCATTCCGGACTTTTAAGTTTCAGATCTGCCTtcgagaaagagcgagagtgaTGGAATTACACAAGAAATAGGGATTACCAAGTAAAACAGTCTGCCATACGCACCGTTCGACGCCAAACGAAACTCTGTAAGAAACCTCAGCCGGTACCGAAAGAAGACTACCTTTTGTAACGATTGCTCATGTATGTGTCCAAGAATCtgaacgaaaatgaagaatgaaGAATTCACTAGCGCCTTGGAAAGGCCCTGCACCGTAGTGCTGTATTCGTAAGAAATTTGTGTTTCACTGATGCATTATCGAAGCACCTTATATTCTACAGTATACCTTACGACATTCTTCCACTTGTCAGCACGTAAAATATTATGTTTGTAAGAACACACTATTAATAAAGCCCAATTTTATGAATGGCTCAATATCGTATATTGCTGTTGTGGTTTTCTCCTCTCTTAATTCgcgtccgttttgtttttatgcaaCACTAGTTGTTCCCGgtgcgcgttgccacgcctcatttcatcctcatttcttgattatccggcgtttcaaaggacttcctggtgacgtatccgatcagcttcccttctcatttcccgttactcctacttttcagacgatcgggcttcccgttgacgtatttgttcagtttcccttcccgccaCCCATTACTCCTCTATTCCAAATGATCGAGCTTCCCGGTGtggtatccgatcggcttttcttcccgcttcccgtaccgatacatggcaaaactcgcaccagctaaatttgactcaaattgtttgaacactattcgaattttgctgcaatttacccagattttgtatggggCAAGTGGGTAAGTAAGAGGGCATGggaaaaaaccaaccatttcATCGAGTTTAGCTACCCGTCAATTACAGTGTATAAACTGCTCGTGAGTCCTGTGTTAACGAAATTTTACCGAGCTGTCAAAAGAagaaactgtcaaaacgcaCCGCAGAACAGTAAACAAACTACACGCGGACGAATTTAGAAAATCTTTGCACAGAAATAGacgattgcagtgaaaatgaaagcttCGGCATTtatcaagaagaagaatggtgttgagtaagttggtgtttgatGCATATTAAAAGGTATAACggcacattattttccagaaccccCAAAACATGCCGATGGTGCTTGGCGGCGTGTGACGATTTAGAGCCCCTACCGAACGACGAAACCGGACAATATAAGCTTCAAAAACTCTTCGATTGCACCGGTTTTCAGGTAGAACGATTGTTAACACAGACATCTCAGCCTTTTCCACAAGAAAGACTATGAGactcatatttttacaggCCGATATattacctggagttccatcgttTTTGTGCACGAAGTGCGAATCGCGCTTGGATAAGATGtatacgtttcgctggcgatgcaacgaaaacattgcatTGGTCAATGGATTTAccaaaaagcaaaccacagtGAAGAACGAGGCAGACATCAGTGAagaccatcttggccactctgctgCACAAACGGTTGACAcagaattgttaatcaaaactgaagtcaccacaccggatgcagcgCACGATTTGCTCTTGAATCAGAGCAATTGTAGAGCTCATCAAATAAATGGGACACATGAATGTTGTTGCAACCAacatgatgatttattcgaatCAGAGGAGAATCCAATTGCGATCAAAGTCGAGAATGACGATGTCGAAGAACAGGAGACCCTCCAAACAAATCCTTCAGAACTGATCTGCCAGGATCGAGAAGATGCTATTGTGACAACCAATACGTGTGTTAATGATTCAGCATCAGAAACGATTCGAAACGAAATAGCTGCCgtcgatgccggaaaacacCTCAAAGTTGGCCGgaaacgtaaaaacgatcaaaacaaaacgctaGAGCGGTTGCGCTCGTATAAACGTCGGAGTGATCAAGGAGTTAATCCTACAAAATTGATCTGCCAGGATCGAGAAGATCGCCCTGTGACAACTAATACGTGTGTTAATGATTCAGCATTAGAAAcaattcgaaacgaaatcgctgccgtcgatgccggaaaacacCTCAAAGTTGGCCGgaaacgtaaaaacgatcaaaacaaaacgctacAGCGGTTGCGCTCGTATAAACGTCGGAGTGATCAACGAGATCACAGAAAAAGTCCTCGCAATaagcaaaagcaccattgCTCTCATTGTTCAACAACTTATATTCATTCAAGcaagctgaagattcacatccggacacacaccgacgaaACGCCTTATGCGTGTAAAACCTGTGACAGATCCTTCAGATCATCCAAACATCTTCGGAAGCATTCTGTGcgtcacaacaaggatcataAGTGCCCGCATTGCCCCTCCAAATTTGCTCTTCCTTCAGAGTTAAAGCTTCACATCCGCGCTCACACTCTTGAAAtgccttatgtgtgtaaaatatgtgatCAAATATTCAGTTCTTCAAGCAATCTGgcacaacataagaaaatccacaacaaggaccaacatcatcagtgtccgcattgtccgtccaagtttaCACGGTTATCCCACTTAAACaatcacatccgcactcatactCTTGAAAAaccttatgtgtgtaaaatatgtgaccAAGCATTCAGGTCTTCAAGCAACCTGGGACGAcataagaaaattcacaacaaggaccaacatcataagtgtccgcattgtccgtccaagtttgcacagttACCCAACTTAAACGATCACATTCGaattcataccggtgaaaagccgtttgtgtgtgaagtatgtGATCAAGTATTCAGGTCTTTAAGCAATCTGgcacaacataagaaaatccacaacaaggaccaacatcatcagtgtccgcattgcTCGTCCAAGTTTGCACGGTTATCCAATTTTAAAAATCACGTTCGaattcataccggtgaaaagccgtttgtgtgtgaagtatgtGACCAAGCATTCAGGTCTTTACGCAATCTGgcacaacataagaaaattcacaacaaggacaaaTATCAccagtgtccgcattgtccgtccaagtttccACGGTTATCCCACTTAAACGATCATGTTGTTTCGCGCCCCTTCGAGCAGGTCCCGCGAAGGAGGGACCTTATCGCTCGCCTGGCCGCTAACAACAAAAATTGGGAGTCTGCCCGAAAGTGGCCTCGAGCCCCTACTCTCTGATACCCCTCCAGTTAGTTTGCCCCTCACTAGTGGGGGCCTATTCTGAAGAGGGGAGAGAGGTGCTTTCGACCTTTCGGATGGGGCAGATTGTCCCGGGTTGAGGATCGATTTAGTCTGTACTAGGATTGGCAATAAACTTCTCCGTTCGAGTTCCAAAAAGATTCTAATTTTATTGCCCGTTTTGGTCGGCTTATATAGTACTTAGAACAATGAGTGCGGTGGTCCGTTGACCTagttcaaattattttcgtCCTTCTATATTTCTATCCTTTCCTGGCACCGGCGCGTCGGTGCGATGAGCTATCTAACCTTTCT
It includes:
- the LOC128275772 gene encoding syntenin-1-like, whose product is MSLYPSLEDMKVDQMMQLQNRVVAAAAAQQQQQHNQPSAPGVKVPPAYSLYPSFNETDVPEKHDGVMVNDGGLMYPDLHEYMGLELSKEMIEANLSQYLPAQTQAASNAIAPQQSMVAVVNNANMVAPITGGFVGLQRGQVTNGIRELILCKGGDKKVGLRVQAINKGVFVCLVVKDSPAAMGGLRFGDQILQINGKLVAGFSVDDVHKLLKKSDNNNISIVVRDRPLERAITMHKDSSGTFGFQFNNGKITAIVKDSSAARNGLLIDQQLLEVNGQNVIGMKDKEITKLISASERTITLTIVPSVIYDVMMKKLSTSWVRGKMDHSIPDF
- the LOC128271010 gene encoding syntenin-1-like, whose product is MIELPGVLILCKGGDKKVGLRVQAINKGVFVCLVVKDSPAAMGGLRFGDQILQINGKLVAGFSVDDVHKLLKKSDNNNISIVVRDRPLERAITMHKDSSGTFGFQFNNGKITAIVKDSSAARNGLLIDQQLLEVNGQNVIGMKDKEITKLISASERTITLTIVPSVIYDVMMKKLSTSWVRGKMDHSIPDF
- the LOC128271011 gene encoding protein krueppel-like, with protein sequence MKASAFIKKKNGVDKLKIHIRTHTDETPYACKTCDRSFRSSKHLRKHSVRHNKDHKCPHCPSKFLPNLNDHIRIHTGEKPFVCEVCDQVFR